One genomic region from Brachionichthys hirsutus isolate HB-005 chromosome 24, CSIRO-AGI_Bhir_v1, whole genome shotgun sequence encodes:
- the LOC137912256 gene encoding high affinity choline transporter 1-like, whose amino-acid sequence MALNVAGLIMMVIFYIFVLGIGIWTSVKSKKMGKNAQSRQVEISFLANRSIGLMVGIFTMTASWVGGAFVVGIAESVYDPTKGLIWALLPLQLSFSFIVGGLFFAKPMREKNYISVMDPFERKYGKELTAVLAIVSVLSEVICTPGLLTALGATMTVVLGLPFSVCVWISAAVAIIYTVLGGLYSVAYTDVIQLSLILISLWLCVPFVLTSGIYTDLIETAVNNTYQAPWLGRLESHEIGRWIDNFLLMSLGNLAFQDFHQRTLSSTSTSTARLICFIAAGGVIISAIPSMLIGAVAASTDWNSTSYGSPSPYERGESAMALPITLSQSTPTFIFAFAIGGVAAAVMSSADSLLLSATTIFTTNIYQTIRSQASDKELKWVIRCCIIVAGLVGTSLTYLSSGILVFWMLSSDLTYAVSFPQLVCVLFTDVSNGYGATAGILVAVVLRLLCGKPLIGLPVILHFPHCILEDGVYVQTWPFKTICMLITLVSILALSYVFSVLFQKGILPERWDVFKVKTQRASPAEVQGDETVSEPMLQEIN is encoded by the exons ATGGCTCTCAACGTAGCAGGTCTGATAATGATGGTCATCTTCTACATATTTGTGTTGGGAATCGGCATCTGGACATCAGTGAAGTCTAAGAAAATGGGAAAGAACGCACAAAGTCGGCAGGTCGAGATTTCATTTTTGGCCAACAGGAGCATCGGCTTGATGGTGGGAATATTCACAATGACCG CCTCCTGGGTTGGCGGTGCCTTCGTCGTTGGGATTGCAGAGTCGGTTTACGATCCCACCAAGGGTCTGATCtgggctcttcttcctctgcaatTGTCGTTTTCCTTCATCGTTG GCGGGTTGTTCTTTGCAAAGCCAATGAGGGAGAAGAATTACATCAGTGTAATGGATCCATTCGAGAGAAAGTATGGGAAAGAACTGACTGCAGTTCTGGCCATCGTTTCTGTCCTGAGTGAAGTTATCTGCACACCTGGATTACTGACTGCTTTGG GAGCGACCATGACGGTGGTTCTGGGTCTGCCCTTCAGCGTTTGtgtctggatctctgctgcggTGGCCATCATCTACACTGTTCTCGGAGGTCTTTATTCAGTTGCTTACACTGACGTCATCCAGCTGTCACTGATACTTATCAGCCTG TGGTTGTGCGTCCCGTTCGTTCTGACGTCTGGTATTTATACTGACCTCATTGAAACAGCCGTCAACAACACTTACCAGGCGCCATGGCTCGGTCGGCTTGAGTCACATGAGATTGGGAGATGGATTGATAATTTTCTATTGATG AGCTTGGGTAATCTGGCTTTTCAGGACTTCCACCAGAGGacactctcctccacctccacttcCACAGCCAGGCTCATCTGCTTCATCGCGGCAGGAGGCGTCATCATATCCGCAATCCCATCCATGCTGATTGGAGCCGTGGCGGCTTCGACAG actggaattccACTTCCTACGGCTCCCCCTCTCCATATGAGCGTGGAGAATCGGCCATGGCGTTGCCCATCACCCTTTCCCAATCAACCCCAACTTTCATTTTTGCCTTTGCCATTGgaggtgttgctgctgcagtgatgtcatctgcTGACTCCCTTCTTCTGTCTGCAACCACCATCTTCACCACCAACATCTACCAGACCATCAGGAGTCAG GCATCGGATAAAGAGCTGAAGTGGGTGATTCGTTGCTGTATAATAGTTGCAGGACTTGTGGGAACTTCCCTCACCTACCTCAGCAGTGGAATCTTGGTGTTCTGGATGCTAAGCTCAGACCTGACTTACGCTGTTAGTTTTCCCCAACTGGTCTGCGTCCTCTTCACTGATGTCTCCAACGGTTACGGAGCGACCGCGGGCATCCTGGTTGCAGTGGTGTTGAGGCTGTTGTGTGGAAAGCCTCTGATCGGCCTCCCTGTGATCCTGCACTTCCCTCATTGCATTTTAGAGGATGGCGTCTACGTCCAGACCTGGCCTTTCAAGACCATTTGCATGCTGATTACTCTGGTTTCCATTTTAGCGCTCTCATACGTGTTCTCAGTTCTGTTTCAAAAGGGAATCCTTCCAGAGAGGTGGGATGTGTTCAAGGTGAAAACACAGCGAGCATCACCAGCAGAGGTTCAGGGAGATGAAACCGTCTCtgaaccgatgctgcaggaaataaattaA
- the LOC137912257 gene encoding high-affinity choline transporter 1-like, whose product MALNVAGLIMMVIFYIFVLGIGVWTSVKSKKMETNAQSRQVEISFLANRSIGLMVGIFTMTASWVGGAFVVGIAESVYDPTKGLIWALLPLQVSFSFIVGGLFFAKPMREKNYISVMDPFERKYGKELTAVLSIVPVLSEVIWIPSLLTALGATMTVVLGLPFSFCVWISAAVAIIYTVLGGLYSVAYTDVIQLSLILISLWLCVPFVLTSGIYTDLIETAVNNTYQAPWLGRLESHEIGRWIDHFLLMSLGNLAIQDFHQRTLSSTSTSTARLICFIAAGGVIISAIPSMLIGAVAASTDWNSTSYGSPSPYERGESAMALPITLSQSTPTFIFALAIGGVAAAAMSSADSFLLSATTIFTTNIYQTIRSQASDKELKWVIRCSIIVAGLVGTSLTYLRSGILVFWILGSDLNYTIIFPQLVCALFTDVSNGYGATAGFLVAVVLRLLCGEPLIGLPVILHFPHCILEDGVYVQTWPFKTICMLITLVSILALSYVFSVLFQKGILPERWDVFKVKTQRASPAEVKGDETVSEPMLQEMS is encoded by the exons ATGGCTCTCAACGTAGCAGGTCTGATAATGATGGTCATCTTCTACATATTTGTGTTGGGAATCGGCGTCTGGACGTCAGTGAAGTCTAAGAAAATGGAAACGAACGCACAAAGTCGGCAGGTCGAGATTTCATTTTTGGCCAACAGGAGCATCGGCTTGATGGTGGGAATATTCACAATGACCG CCTCCTGGGTTGGCGGTGCCTTCGTCGTTGGGATTGCAGAGTCGGTTTACGATCCCACCAAGGGTCTGATCtgggctcttcttcctctgcaagTGTCGTTTTCCTTCATCGTTG GCGGGTTGTTCTTTGCAAAGCCAATGAGGGAGAAGAATTACATCAGTGTAATGGATCCATTCGAGAGAAAGTATGGGAAAGAACTGACTGCAGTTCTGTCCATTGTTCCTGTCCTGAGTGAAGTTATCTGGATTCCTTCATTATTGACTGCTTTGG GAGCGACCATGACGGTGGTTCTGGGTCTGCCCTTCAGCTTTTGtgtctggatctctgctgcggTGGCCATCATCTACACTGTTCTCGGAGGTCTTTATTCAGTTGCTTACACTGACGTCATCCAGCTGTCACTGATACTTATCAGCCTG TGGTTGTGCGTCCCGTTCGTTCTGACGTCTGGTATTTATACTGACCTCATTGAAACAGCCGTCAACAACACTTACCAGGCGCCATGGCTCGGTCGGCTTGAGTCACATGAGATTGGGAGATGGATTGATCATTTTCTATTGATG AGCTTGGGTAATCTGGCTATTCAGGACTTCCACCAGAGGacactctcctccacctccacttcCACAGCCAGGCTCATCTGCTTCATCGCGGCAGGAGGCGTCATCATATCCGCAATCCCATCCATGCTGATTGGAGCCGTGGCGGCTTCGACAG actggaattccACTTCCTACGGCTCCCCCTCTCCATATGAGCGTGGAGAATCGGCCATGGCGTTGCCCATCACCCTTTCCCAATCAACCCCAACTTTCATTTTTGCCCTTGCCATTGgaggtgttgctgctgcagcgatGTCATCTGCTGActcctttcttctttctgcaACCACCATCTTCACCACCAACATCTACCAGACCATCAGGAGTCAG GCATCGGATAAAGAGCTGAAGTGGGTGATCCGTTGCTCGATAATAGTTGCAGGACTTGTGGGAACTTCCCTCACCTACCTGAGAAGTGGAATCTTGGTGTTCTGGATCCTCGGCTCAGACCTGAATTATACTATTATATTCCCCCAACTGGTCTGCGCCCTCTTTACTGATGTCTCCAACGGTTACGGAGCGACCGCGGGCTTCCTGGTTGCAGTGGTGTTGAGGCTGTTGTGTGGAGAGCCTCTGATCGGCCTCCCTGTGATCCTGCACTTCCCTCATTGCATTTTAGAGGATGGCGTCTACGTCCAGACCTGGCCTTTCAAGACCATTTGCATGCTGATTACTCTGGTTTCCATTTTAGCCCTCTCATACGTGTTCTCAGTTCTGTTTCAAAAGGGAATCCTTCCAGAGAGGTGGGATGTGTTCAAGGTGAAAACACAGCGAGCATCACCAGCAGAGGTTAAGGGAGATGAAACCGTCTCtgaaccgatgctgcaggaaatgagttaa
- the LOC137912258 gene encoding high-affinity choline transporter 1-like, with translation MALNIAGLIMMVIFYAFVLGIGIWTSVKSKKMETNAQSRQVEISFLANRSIGLMVGIFTMTATWVGGAFVVGIAESVSDPTKGLIWALIPLQVSFSFIVGGLFFAKPMREKNYISLMDPFERKYGKELTAVLAVFQIISEVICTPGLLTALGATMTVVLDLPFSVCVWISAAVAIIYTVLGGLYSVAYTDVIQMSLILISLWLCVPFVLTSGIYTDLIETAVNNTYQAPWLGRLESHEIGRWIDNFLLMSIGNVAIQDFHQRTLSSTSTSTARLICFLAAGCVIVAGIPPILIGAVAASTDWNSTSYGSPSPYDRGEGAMVLPITVQHFTPSYMNFFIISAVAAAAMSSADSLLLSATTVFTTNIYQTIRSQASDKELKWVIRCSIIVAGLVGTSLTYLRSGILVFWMLSSDLTYAVSFPQLICVLFTDVSNGYGATAGFLVAVVLRLLCGEPLIGLPVILHFPHCILEDGVYVQTWPFKTICMLITLVSILALSYVFSVLFQKGILPERWDVFKVKTQRASPAEVQGDETVSEPILQEIN, from the exons ATGGCTCTCAACATAGCAGGTCTGATAATGATGGTCATCTTCTACGCGTTCGTGTTGGGAATCGGCATCTGGACATCAGTGAAGTCTAAGAAAATGGAAACGAACGCACAAAGTCGGCAGGTCGAGATTTCATTTTTGGCCAACAGGAGCATCGGCTTGATGGTGGGAATATTCACAATGACCG CCACCTGGGTTGGCGGTGCCTTCGTCGTTGGGATCGCAGAGTCGGTTTCCGATCCCACCAAGGGTCTGATCTGGGCTCTTATTCCTCTGCAAGTGTCGTTTTCCTTCATCGTTG GCGGGTTGTTCTTTGCAAAGCCAATGAGGGAGAAGAATTACATCAGTTTAATGGATCCATTCGAGAGAAAGTATGGGAAAGAACTGACTGCAGTTCTGGCAGTTTTTCAGATCATAAGTGAAGTCATCTGCACACCTGGATTACTCACTGCTTTGG GAGCGACCATGACGGTGGTTCTGGATCTGCCCTTCAGCGTTTGtgtctggatctctgctgcggTGGCCATCATCTACACTGTTCTCGGAGGTCTTTATTCAGTTGCTTACACTGACGTCATCCAGATGTCACTGATACTTATCAGCCTG TGGTTGTGCGTCCCGTTCGTTCTGACGTCTGGTATTTATACTGACCTCATTGAAACAGCCGTCAACAACACTTACCAGGCGCCATGGCTCGGTCGGCTTGAGTCACATGAGATTGGGAGATGGATTGATAATTTTCTATTGATG AGTATTGGTAATGTGGCTATTCAGGACTTCCACCAGAGGACACTGTCCTCCACGTCCACGTCAACAGCCAGACTCATCTGCTTtttagcagcaggatgtgtcATTGTTGCTGGAATTCCACCCATACTGATTGGAGCTGTGGCGGCTTCAACAG ACTGGAACTCCACCTCCTACGGCTCTCCGTCTCCATATGACCGAGGGGAGGGCGCCATGGTCTTGCCCATCACCGTTCAACATTTTACTCCTAGCTATATGAACTTTTTCATTATCTCAGCTGTTGCCGCTGCTGCAATGTCATCTGCTGACTCTTTACTTTTGTCTGCAACAACTGTCTTCACCACTAACATCTACCAGACCATCAGGAGTCAG GCTTCGGATAAAGAGCTGAAGTGGGTGATTCGTTGCTCTATAATAGTTGCAGGACTTGTGGGAACTTCCCTCACCTACCTGAGAAGTGGAATCTTGGTGTTCTGGATGCTAAGCTCAGATCTGACTTACGCTGTTAGTTTTCCCCAACTGATCTGCGTCCTCTTCACTGATGTCTCCAACGGTTACGGAGCGACCGCAGGCTTCCTGGTTGCGGTGGTGTTGAGGCTGTTGTGTGGAGAGCCTCTGATCGGCCTCCCTGTGATCCTGCACTTCCCTCATTGCATTTTAGAGGATGGCGTCTACGTCCAGACCTGGCCTTTCAAGACCATTTGCATGCTGATTACTCTGGTTTCCATTTTAGCCCTCTCATACGTGTTCTCAGTTCTGTTTCAAAAGGGAATCCTTCCAGAGAGGTGGGATGTGTTCAAGGTGAAAACACAGCGAGCATCACCAGCAGAGGTTCAGGGAGATGAAACCGTCTCTGAACCGATACTGcaggaaataaattaa
- the LOC137912259 gene encoding high affinity choline transporter 1-like has translation MALNIVGLIMMVIFYIFVLGIGIWTSVKSKKMGKNAQSRQVEISFLANRSIGLMVGIFTMTASWVGGAFVVGIAESVYDPTKGLIWALLPLQVSFSFIVGGLFFAKPMREKNYISVMDPFQRKYGKELTAVLAIVSVLSEVIWIPSLLTALGATMTVVLDLPFSVCVWISAAVAIIYTVLGGLYSVAYTDVIQMSLILISLWLCVPFVLTSGIYTDLIETAVNNTYQAPWLGRLESHEIGRWIDNFLLMSLGNLAIQDFHQRTLSSTSTSTARLICFIAAGGVIISAIPSMLIGAVAASTDWNSTSYGSPSPYERGESAMALPITLSQSTPTFIFALAIGGVAAAAMSSADSFLLSATTIFTTNIYQTIRSQASDKELKWVIRCSIIVAGLVGTSLTYLRSGILVFWILGSDLNYTIIFPQLVCALFSDVSNGYGATAGFLVAVVLRLLCGEPLIGLPVILHFPHCILEDGVYVQTWPFKTICMLITLVSILAFSYVFSVLFQKGILPERWDVFKVKTQRASPAEVKGDETVSEPMLQEMS, from the exons ATGGCTCTCAACATAGTAGGTCTGATAATGATGGTCATCTTCTACATATTCGTGTTGGGAATCGGCATCTGGACATCAGTGAAGTCTAAGAAAATGGGAAAGAACGCACAAAGTCGGCAGGTCGAGATTTCATTTTTGGCCAACAGGAGCATCGGCTTGATGGTGGGAATATTCACAATGACCG CCTCCTGGGTTGGCGGTGCCTTCGTCGTTGGGATCGCAGAGTCGGTTTACGATCCCACCAAGGGTCTGATCtgggctcttcttcctctgcaagTATCATTTTCCTTCATCGTTG GCGGGTTGTTCTTTGCAAAGCCAATGAGGGAGAAGAATTACATCAGTGTAATGGATCCATTCCAGAGAAAGTATGGGAAAGAACTGACTGCAGTTCTGGCCATCGTTTCTGTCCTGAGTGAAGTTATCTGGATTCCTTCATTATTGACTGCTTTGG GAGCGACCATGACGGTGGTTCTGGATCTGCCCTTCAGCGTTTGtgtctggatctctgctgcggTGGCCATCATCTACACTGTTCTCGGAGGTCTTTATTCAGTTGCTTACACTGACGTCATCCAGATGTCACTGATACTTATCAGCCTG TGGTTGTGCGTCCCGTTCGTTCTGACGTCTGGTATTTATACTGACCTCATTGAAACAGCCGTCAACAACACTTACCAGGCGCCATGGCTCGGTCGGCTTGAGTCACATGAGATTGGGAGATGGATTGATAATTTTCTATTGATG AGCTTGGGTAATCTGGCTATTCAGGACTTCCACCAGAGGacactctcctccacctccacttcCACAGCCAGGCTCATCTGCTTCATCGCGGCAGGAGGCGTCATCATATCCGCAATCCCATCCATGCTGATTGGAGCCGTGGCGGCTTCGACAG actggaattccACTTCCTACGGCTCCCCCTCTCCATATGAGCGTGGAGAATCGGCCATGGCGTTGCCCATCACCCTTTCCCAATCAACCCCAACTTTCATTTTTGCCCTTGCCATTGgaggtgttgctgctgcagcgatGTCATCTGCTGACTCCTTTCTTCTGTCTGCAACCACCATCTTCACCACCAACATCTACCAGACCATCAGGAGTCAG GCATCGGATAAAGAGCTGAAGTGGGTGATCCGTTGCTCGATAATAGTTGCAGGACTTGTGGGAACTTCCCTCACCTACCTGAGAAGTGGAATCTTGGTGTTCTGGATCCTCGGCTCAGACCTGAATTATACTATTATATTCCCCCAACTGGTCTGCGCCCTCTTTAGTGATGTCTCCAACGGTTACGGAGCGACCGCGGGCTTCCTGGTTGCAGTGGTGTTGAGGCTGTTGTGTGGAGAGCCTCTGATCGGCCTCCCTGTGATCCTGCACTTCCCTCATTGCATTTTAGAGGATGGAGTCTACGTCCAGACCTGGCCTTTCAAGACCATTTGCATGCTGATTACTCTGGTTTCCATTTTAGCGTTCTCATACGTGTTCTCAGTTCTGTTTCAAAAGGGAATCCTTCCAGAGAGGTGGGATGTGTTCAAGGTGAAAACACAGCGAGCATCACCAGCAGAGGTTAAGGGAGATGAAACCGTCTCtgaaccgatgctgcaggaaatgagttaa